A genomic region of Anas acuta chromosome 25, bAnaAcu1.1, whole genome shotgun sequence contains the following coding sequences:
- the PSMD11 gene encoding 26S proteasome non-ATPase regulatory subunit 11, with protein MAAAAVLEFQRAQSLLSTDREASIGILHSIVKRDVQENDEEAVQVKEQSILELGSLLAKTGQAEELGGLLKYVRPFLNSISKAKAARLVRSLLDLFLDMEAATGQEVDLCLECIEWAKSEKRTFLRQALEARLVSLYFDTKRYQEALQLGSQLLRELKKMDDKALLVEVQLLESKTYHALSNLPKARAALTSARTTANAIYCPPKLQAALDMQSGIIHAAEEKDWKTAYSYFYEAFEGYDSIDNPKAITALKYMLLCKIMLNIPEDVQALVSGKLALRYAGRQTEALKCVAQASKNRSLADFEKALTDYKVELRDDPIINTHLAKLYDNLLEQNLIRVIEPFSRVQIEHISSLIKLSKADVERKLSQMILDKKFHGILDQGEGVLIIFDEPPVDKTYEAALETIQNMSKVVDSLYNKAKKLT; from the exons atggcggcggcggcggtgctGGAGTTCCAGCGCGCTCAGTCCCTGCTCTCCACCGACCGCGAGGCCTCCATCGGCATCCTGCACTCCATAG TGAAACGTGATGTCCAGGAAAATGATGAAGAAGCGGTGCAAGTCAAAGAGCAGAGCATCCTGGAACTGGGATCGCTGTTGGCCAAGACTGGGCAGGCAGAAG AGCTGGGAGGACTTCTGAAGTATGTCCGACccttcttgaactccatcagcAAAGCAAAGGCAGCCCGCTTAGTCCGATCCCTGCTCGATTTGTTCCTTGATATGGAGGCAGCAACGGGACAGGAG GTTGACCTGTGTTTAGAGTGTATTGAATGGGCCAAATCAGAGAAGAGGACTTTCCTACGCCAGGCTCTGGAG GCGAGGCTCGTCTCTCTGTACTTCGATACCAAGAGGTACCAAGAAGCACTGCAGCTAG GCTCCCAGCTTCTTCGGGAATTGAAAAAGATGGATGACAAAGCATTGCTGGTAGAAGTGCAGCTGTTAGAAAGCAAGACTTACCATGCCCTGAGCAATCTGCCAAAAGCAAGAGCAGCTTTAACCTCTGCACGGACTACAGCCAACGCAATCTACTGTCCACCTAAACTGCAAGCAGCATTAGACATGCAGTCAG GTATTATCCACGCAGCAGAAGAGAAGGACTGGAAAACAGCCTATTCGTATTTTTATGAGGCGTTTGAGGGATATGATTCAATTGACAACCCAAAAGCCATCACTGCACTGAAATACATGTTGCTGTGCAAAATTATGCTTAACAT CCCAGAAGATGTGCAGGCATTAGTGAGTGGAAAGCTTGCTCTGCGGTATGCGGGAAGACAG acAGAAGCATTAAAATGTGTGGCACAGGCCAGTAAGAACCGGTCGCTGGCAGATTTTGAAAAG GCTCTGACAGACTATAAGGTGGAGCTCAGGGACGACCCCATCATAAACACTCATTTGGCTAAACTCTATGATAACTTATTGGAACAGAATCTGATCAGAGTCATCGAACCCTTCTCCCGAGTACAG ATTGAACACATATCCAGCCTTATCAAGCTCTCAAAG GCTGATGTAGAAAGGAAACTGTCACAAATGATCTTGGACAAGAAATTTCATG GCATCCTTGACCAAGGCGAGGGAGTCCTGATCATCTTCGATGAACCCCCAGTAGACAAAACTTATGAAGCTGCCCTCGAGACTATTCAGAATATGAGTAAAGTAGTGGATTCGCTCTACAACAAAGCCAAGAAGCTAACATAG